Proteins from a genomic interval of Nitrosomonas sp.:
- the htpX gene encoding protease HtpX — MKRIFLFIVTNLAILVVLSITLRLLGVDRVLDEDGSGLNFNALLVFSAVIGFGGSFISLAMSKWSAKHMTGAVVIDIPSNATEGWLVDTVKRQARIAGIGMPEVAIYDSPDINAFATGMNKNNALVAVSTGLLQKMTQDEAEAVLAHEVSHVANGDMVTLALIQGVVNTFVIFLSRIVGHLIDRVVFKTEEGHGPAYFITSIIAQLVLGVLASIIVMWFSRQREFRADAGSAELSGRDKMVAALQRLQKEYEPSHLPEKIAAFGISGQKSKFGQLFMSHPPLEERIEALRAAR; from the coding sequence ATGAAACGAATTTTTCTGTTTATTGTAACCAACCTTGCCATATTGGTTGTGTTGAGCATCACGCTGCGTCTTCTGGGTGTTGATCGAGTACTGGATGAAGATGGCAGCGGGTTGAATTTTAACGCGCTGCTTGTTTTTTCAGCAGTCATTGGATTCGGGGGTTCATTTATTTCGCTCGCCATGTCGAAGTGGAGCGCAAAACACATGACTGGCGCAGTAGTAATCGATATTCCCTCCAATGCGACGGAAGGATGGCTGGTAGACACCGTCAAACGTCAGGCCCGAATAGCGGGAATCGGTATGCCAGAAGTGGCCATTTACGACTCTCCTGACATCAATGCTTTTGCAACAGGCATGAATAAAAATAACGCTCTGGTCGCGGTGAGTACTGGTTTACTACAAAAAATGACACAAGATGAAGCCGAAGCAGTACTCGCTCATGAAGTCAGCCATGTCGCGAACGGCGATATGGTAACCCTGGCGTTAATTCAAGGCGTGGTTAATACCTTTGTTATCTTCCTGTCTCGTATCGTGGGGCACTTGATCGATCGTGTGGTCTTCAAAACAGAAGAAGGCCACGGCCCGGCCTATTTTATTACCAGTATTATTGCCCAATTGGTATTGGGAGTACTGGCCAGCATCATTGTTATGTGGTTCAGCCGTCAGCGTGAATTTCGTGCGGATGCGGGCAGTGCCGAATTATCAGGACGCGACAAAATGGTCGCCGCGCTGCAAAGACTGCAAAAGGAATATGAGCCTTCCCATTTACCAGAAAAAATAGCAGCATTTGGTATTTCAGGACAAAAAAGCAAATTTGGCCAGTTGTTTATGTCCCATCCGCCACTTGAAGAACGTATTGAAGCACTTCGTGCGGCTCGCTGA
- a CDS encoding FAD-dependent oxidoreductase produces MDKEIILRSVLIVGSGLAGYAVARELRKLSDTIQITMLSADHGGFYSKPMLSNALTTGKTPDSILSADAAQMASQLNMNIHPHTRVASIDPVGSSIMLENGEKLPFERLVLALGADPIRLPLAGDGAEAVLSVNDLDDYRRFREALEGKKRIAILGAGLIGCEFANDLAGKGHQVTVLDLSPQPLGRLLPPQAGQFMHDKLAAVKIDFKFNCSVSRIDKHAGQYRLFFGENEFIEAELILSAIGLKSRIALAEAAGIHVNRGIKVNRYLQTNFTEIYALGDCAEVEGKVLPFIMPITHAGRALSATLAGTPTLLHYPAMPVLVKTPACPTVVSPPDPAVSGKWEIEVDMDKVKALYRSETGNLLGFALLGTATAERGALTAQLPPVIS; encoded by the coding sequence ATGGATAAGGAGATCATCTTGCGTTCAGTTCTGATTGTCGGTAGCGGATTGGCAGGTTATGCAGTTGCGCGTGAACTCAGAAAGCTGAGTGACACAATCCAGATTACGATGCTCTCAGCCGATCATGGTGGTTTTTATTCAAAACCAATGTTATCCAATGCGTTAACAACCGGTAAAACGCCCGATTCGATCCTGAGTGCAGATGCCGCTCAGATGGCTTCACAATTGAATATGAATATTCACCCCCATACCAGGGTGGCGTCTATCGACCCTGTGGGCAGCAGCATTATGCTCGAAAACGGTGAAAAGCTGCCTTTTGAGCGTCTGGTTTTGGCCTTGGGTGCGGATCCCATTCGATTGCCGCTTGCTGGAGATGGAGCGGAAGCAGTGTTGTCAGTCAATGATCTGGATGACTACCGCCGGTTTCGTGAGGCCTTGGAAGGGAAAAAACGTATCGCCATACTTGGTGCGGGTTTAATTGGTTGCGAATTTGCTAATGATCTCGCTGGGAAGGGCCATCAGGTAACTGTACTTGATCTTAGCCCTCAGCCGTTGGGACGATTGCTCCCTCCGCAAGCTGGCCAGTTTATGCATGACAAATTGGCTGCAGTCAAAATTGATTTTAAATTTAATTGTAGCGTTAGCCGAATCGATAAACATGCTGGGCAATATCGACTTTTCTTCGGGGAAAATGAATTCATTGAAGCGGAACTGATTTTGTCCGCCATAGGTCTGAAATCTCGCATCGCGCTGGCGGAGGCTGCAGGTATCCATGTTAATCGTGGCATCAAAGTAAATCGTTATTTACAAACCAATTTTACGGAAATTTATGCATTGGGTGATTGTGCGGAAGTGGAAGGAAAAGTGTTGCCTTTCATTATGCCTATTACCCATGCGGGACGCGCCTTGTCAGCTACGCTTGCAGGCACACCTACCTTGCTGCATTATCCGGCAATGCCAGTGCTGGTGAAAACGCCTGCCTGCCCAACCGTAGTATCACCTCCCGATCCGGCGGTCAGTGGAAAATGGGAGATCGAAGTGGACATGGACAAAGTGAAAGCCTTATATCGATCTGAAACAGGAAACTTGTTGGGATTTGCTTTACTGGGAACGGCAACTGCAGAGCGAGGAGCGCTGACAGCCCAGCTGCCACCGGTTATATCTTAA
- a CDS encoding YciI family protein, with the protein MLYLIYAEDVADSLPLRMANRPAHLARLRHLQEEGRLILAGPCPAIDAENPADAGFSGSAIVAEFASLGAARDWANLDPYVLAGVYAKVSVKPFKKVLPD; encoded by the coding sequence ATGCTTTATTTGATTTACGCCGAAGATGTGGCGGATAGTTTGCCATTACGGATGGCCAATCGACCTGCGCATCTGGCACGACTACGGCATCTGCAGGAAGAAGGTAGACTAATTCTGGCAGGGCCATGTCCAGCGATCGATGCGGAGAATCCGGCAGATGCTGGTTTTTCTGGCAGTGCCATTGTAGCTGAGTTTGCATCATTAGGTGCTGCGCGGGATTGGGCAAATCTGGATCCCTATGTGTTGGCTGGTGTTTATGCAAAAGTCAGCGTAAAGCCCTTTAAAAAGGTTTTGCCAGATTGA
- a CDS encoding peptidylprolyl isomerase — protein sequence MRLTKLVSCMFVLIMTMTTVVNAQSGGEVAKVNGVAIPQARLDLMIKAAVAQGQPDSDEMRNALRENLIAEEILAQEAIKKGLDRDSDVKTQIDLARQAVLIRAYQADYIRSNQIGEAELRKEYDAVKAQMGDQEYNARHILVETEKEAKDIIAQIKKKVPFAKLAKDHSIDSGSKEKGGELGWTSSAVYVKPFADALQNLKKGQMTQQPVQTSFGWHVIQLDDVRKATPPSFEEVRQNMEQRILQRNFAATVEALRKAANVQ from the coding sequence ATGCGCTTAACTAAATTAGTATCTTGTATGTTCGTGCTTATTATGACCATGACTACTGTGGTGAATGCTCAAAGTGGTGGTGAAGTCGCCAAGGTGAATGGTGTTGCCATTCCGCAAGCACGCCTTGATTTAATGATTAAGGCAGCAGTAGCACAAGGGCAGCCAGATTCAGATGAAATGAGAAATGCATTGCGGGAAAATCTGATTGCCGAGGAGATACTGGCTCAGGAGGCAATTAAAAAAGGGTTGGATCGTGATTCTGATGTTAAAACTCAGATTGATCTGGCCCGTCAGGCGGTATTGATTCGAGCCTACCAGGCCGATTATATTCGCAGCAATCAGATCGGCGAGGCAGAGCTTCGTAAGGAATATGATGCTGTCAAAGCTCAAATGGGCGATCAGGAATATAACGCGCGCCATATTCTTGTGGAAACAGAAAAAGAAGCAAAAGATATTATTGCTCAAATTAAGAAAAAAGTACCTTTTGCAAAGCTTGCCAAAGATCACTCTATAGATAGCGGTAGCAAAGAAAAGGGTGGGGAACTAGGATGGACCTCATCGGCCGTTTATGTAAAACCATTTGCTGATGCATTGCAGAATCTTAAAAAAGGGCAAATGACACAGCAACCGGTTCAAACATCTTTTGGCTGGCACGTGATTCAACTGGATGATGTCAGAAAAGCTACGCCACCATCCTTTGAAGAAGTCAGGCAAAATATGGAACAAAGAATATTGCAGCGAAACTTTGCCGCAACGGTGGAAGCTTTACGCAAAGCAGCAAACGTTCAATAG
- the alr gene encoding alanine racemase, with amino-acid sequence MFRPTRTIIDTTALQHNLAVVKQKVGHARTIAVIKADAYGHGLLHSARALSAANAFAVLELEAAIQLRDAGFQHPIILLEGFFSPCELDVISQYRLSTVIHHHEQLYMLSAYRGNSKLDIFLKINTGMNRLGFKPESGNSAFYALKQQEFIGEITLMTHFACADNAAENHLVTQQLDKFSALRTECGMQLPCSLANSAAILRYPQTHADWVRPGLLLYGVSPLPEKTGVEMGLQPAMTLTSQIIAIQKLNPGDRLGYGAQFTASETMRIGIVATGYADGYPRHAPTGTPVLVNGQRTRIIGRISMDMLSIDLQGIDHANIGSTVTLWGRGLPVEQVAAAAQTIGYELLAAISPRVPRCVTP; translated from the coding sequence ATGTTTCGGCCGACACGCACCATCATCGATACCACCGCATTACAGCACAATCTTGCAGTGGTTAAGCAAAAAGTCGGCCACGCACGCACGATCGCCGTCATTAAGGCAGATGCTTATGGTCACGGCTTATTGCATTCTGCACGCGCCCTCAGCGCAGCAAATGCCTTTGCTGTACTTGAGCTGGAAGCAGCCATACAACTAAGGGATGCGGGATTTCAGCACCCCATTATTTTACTGGAAGGATTTTTTTCGCCCTGTGAACTTGATGTGATCAGTCAATATCGTCTGAGTACGGTTATCCATCATCATGAGCAACTCTACATGCTCTCAGCTTACCGAGGAAACAGCAAGCTAGACATTTTTCTGAAAATAAATACAGGTATGAACCGCCTCGGTTTCAAGCCAGAGTCAGGGAATTCAGCGTTTTATGCATTAAAACAACAGGAGTTCATTGGAGAAATTACGTTGATGACACATTTTGCCTGCGCAGATAATGCGGCAGAAAATCATCTGGTGACCCAGCAACTCGACAAATTCTCGGCACTCAGAACAGAATGTGGCATGCAGCTGCCCTGCTCTCTTGCAAATTCTGCCGCCATTCTACGTTATCCGCAAACACATGCAGACTGGGTACGTCCAGGCTTGCTGCTCTATGGGGTATCTCCACTACCAGAAAAGACTGGCGTAGAAATGGGATTGCAACCTGCCATGACATTGACAAGCCAGATTATCGCCATTCAGAAGCTTAATCCGGGAGACAGACTGGGGTACGGTGCGCAATTCACTGCCAGTGAAACCATGCGAATTGGTATTGTAGCTACTGGCTATGCCGATGGCTATCCACGTCATGCGCCCACTGGCACACCCGTGCTGGTAAATGGCCAACGCACACGAATCATAGGAAGAATTTCCATGGATATGCTCAGCATCGATTTACAAGGAATAGACCACGCAAACATCGGCAGCACAGTGACTCTTTGGGGAAGAGGGCTGCCAGTTGAACAAGTCGCTGCAGCAGCACAAACAATCGGCTATGAACTACTGGCGGCGATCTCTCCAAGAGTGCCGCGTTGCGTCACGCCTTGA
- a CDS encoding insulinase family protein, with protein sequence MSCSLSANMATHEYFLDNGLKLIIKEDHRSPVVIQQIWYKIGSMDEVNGKTGVAHALEHMMFKGTAQVPAGEFSRRIAAAGGVENAFTGTDYTAYFQQLHKQHLPMAMKLESDRMRNLILTEEEFSKEIQVVMEERRLRTDDQARSLLFEKMMATAFQTHPYRRPIIGWMNDLEHMRVSDHQEWYDKWYAPNNAVLVIVGDVKPAEVLALAKQYYGQIKSSPLPDLAERNPQHEPTQVGIKRLRVKAPAELPYLLMGYKVPTLRDPQNDWEPFALEILEGILDGHASARLNKTLVRETHMAVSAGAGYSAIARGPGMFYLDATPSQGKTVEELEQSIRLEIDKIIQSGITEQELSRVKAQVIASHIYQLDSISAQAMQIGRLESAGFSQRDEAVILEKLKAVKAEQVKEVAKRYLADDVLTVAVLDPQPLDKKPSTNKSINLRH encoded by the coding sequence ATGTCATGCTCGTTGTCAGCGAATATGGCAACGCATGAATATTTCCTGGATAACGGCCTCAAACTCATCATCAAAGAAGATCATCGCTCTCCGGTGGTGATTCAACAGATATGGTACAAGATCGGCAGTATGGATGAAGTCAATGGTAAAACTGGTGTGGCGCATGCACTTGAGCACATGATGTTTAAAGGGACAGCTCAAGTTCCTGCAGGTGAGTTCTCTCGCAGAATAGCGGCGGCAGGTGGTGTAGAAAACGCTTTTACTGGAACGGATTACACCGCCTACTTCCAGCAGTTACACAAACAGCACCTGCCAATGGCGATGAAACTGGAATCAGATCGCATGCGAAACCTGATACTCACGGAAGAAGAGTTCTCCAAGGAAATTCAGGTGGTGATGGAAGAACGGCGGTTGCGCACTGATGATCAGGCACGTTCGCTATTATTTGAAAAAATGATGGCGACAGCTTTCCAAACTCACCCCTACCGCCGTCCGATTATTGGCTGGATGAATGATCTGGAACATATGCGTGTCAGTGATCATCAGGAATGGTATGACAAATGGTATGCCCCCAACAATGCTGTGCTGGTAATTGTTGGAGATGTGAAACCGGCAGAAGTACTTGCATTGGCCAAACAGTATTATGGCCAGATCAAGTCCTCCCCTCTGCCAGACCTTGCTGAACGCAACCCACAACACGAGCCAACACAAGTGGGCATCAAGCGCTTGCGGGTCAAAGCACCCGCCGAGCTTCCCTATTTACTCATGGGGTATAAGGTGCCAACCCTGAGAGACCCACAAAATGACTGGGAGCCTTTTGCACTTGAAATTCTGGAAGGGATTCTGGATGGCCATGCTTCGGCCAGACTTAATAAAACACTGGTACGTGAAACCCATATGGCAGTTTCGGCAGGTGCAGGTTATAGCGCGATCGCCCGTGGACCCGGTATGTTTTATTTGGATGCCACACCCAGTCAAGGAAAAACTGTTGAGGAGCTGGAACAGTCCATTCGGCTGGAGATTGATAAGATCATCCAGTCCGGCATTACGGAACAGGAATTGAGCCGCGTGAAAGCGCAGGTTATCGCTAGTCACATTTATCAGCTGGATTCGATATCGGCACAGGCAATGCAGATTGGCCGCTTGGAGAGTGCAGGTTTCTCACAACGGGATGAAGCAGTCATTTTGGAAAAATTAAAAGCAGTTAAAGCTGAACAAGTCAAAGAAGTTGCCAAAAGATATCTAGCAGATGACGTGCTGACTGTCGCCGTACTGGACCCACAACCCCTCGATAAAAAACCATCCACCAATAAATCGATTAACTTGAGACACTGA
- a CDS encoding DUF4102 domain-containing protein, with amino-acid sequence MKLTDTAIKAAKPKEKAYKLSDGGGLVLLAQPNSSKWWRYRYRFNSL; translated from the coding sequence ATAAAGCTCACAGATACAGCAATCAAGGCAGCAAAGCCCAAAGAGAAAGCCTACAAGTTATCCGATGGTGGCGGGCTTGTATTACTGGCTCAGCCAAACAGCTCTAAATGGTGGCGGTATCGTTACCGGTTCAATTCCCTGTAA
- a CDS encoding ABC transporter permease: protein MNRETTGDTRYQIALSSDCTCLKLTGNFTLTAFGSSLAKVSAELAQYAERTDLSWDLREIQQLDYASAVILWQAWGGKRPEGLYLRDEQARMFNRLQNIPPVPDKNYATIFLPVSTLGKKIFEVLDHVRGIISLSGQVVLDCLYLLTHPARIPFREISATLYRAGAQALGITAIVGFLIGIVLSYLSSEQLHMFGADIYIVDILGMSIIRELGPMLAAILVAGRSGSAMTAQLGVMRVTEELDALTVMGIPYSLRLILPKIIGLGIAMPLIVLWTSAIALLGGIMAADLQIGLSYHYAITNLPGAVPVVNLWLALAKGVVCGMTIALIACHFGLRIKPNTESLGEGTTLSVVISITSVIIIDAIFAIIFSDVGIQIAG, encoded by the coding sequence ATGAACCGGGAAACCACTGGCGATACCAGATATCAAATTGCACTTTCGTCGGATTGTACCTGTCTCAAGCTGACCGGAAATTTTACGCTGACCGCCTTCGGCAGTTCACTGGCAAAGGTATCTGCCGAGCTGGCGCAATATGCCGAACGGACTGATTTAAGCTGGGATTTACGAGAAATCCAACAACTCGATTATGCGAGCGCCGTCATACTATGGCAGGCGTGGGGCGGAAAACGACCCGAAGGGCTGTATTTGCGTGATGAACAGGCCAGGATGTTCAATCGGTTACAAAATATTCCACCGGTACCGGATAAGAACTACGCCACCATTTTTCTGCCAGTTTCTACATTAGGCAAAAAAATTTTTGAGGTGCTGGATCACGTGCGAGGAATTATCAGCCTCTCTGGTCAGGTAGTGTTGGATTGCCTATATTTGCTGACCCATCCTGCCAGGATTCCTTTCCGAGAAATTTCTGCGACCCTTTATCGTGCCGGTGCACAAGCACTCGGCATTACCGCAATCGTTGGTTTTCTGATTGGAATCGTGTTGAGCTACCTTTCCTCTGAACAACTGCACATGTTTGGTGCGGATATCTATATTGTCGATATCCTGGGGATGAGCATCATTCGCGAATTGGGACCGATGCTCGCTGCAATATTGGTTGCTGGCCGCTCCGGTTCCGCCATGACGGCACAATTGGGAGTGATGCGCGTTACCGAAGAGCTGGATGCGCTGACTGTAATGGGTATTCCGTATAGCCTGCGACTGATTTTACCCAAAATTATCGGCCTTGGCATTGCCATGCCATTGATTGTATTATGGACCAGCGCCATTGCTCTGCTTGGCGGCATCATGGCGGCAGATTTACAGATTGGACTGAGCTATCACTACGCCATTACAAACCTGCCAGGAGCCGTACCGGTTGTCAATTTATGGCTGGCGCTTGCCAAGGGCGTGGTCTGTGGCATGACTATTGCCCTGATTGCCTGCCATTTCGGATTACGCATTAAACCAAACACCGAAAGCCTGGGTGAAGGAACTACCCTGTCAGTAGTCATTTCCATTACTTCCGTCATCATCATCGATGCAATATTTGCAATTATTTTTTCGGATGTCGGGATTCAAATCGCTGGCTAA
- a CDS encoding prolipoprotein diacylglyceryl transferase produces MLIHPQFDPVALAIGPLKIHWYGLMYLLGFLFFVILGRYRIKQKPEAGFTREMLDDVLFFGVLGVVLGGRLGQVLFYEPDYYFQHPLEIMAIWQGGMSFHGGFLGVGIAMILLARKYHLSWLKVTDFITPLIPPGLGMGRIGNFINGELWGRPADMPWGMVFPYVDNLPRHPSQLYEFALEGVLLFIIVWVYSAKSRPPGAVLGVFMIGYGLFRSFVELFREPDDGFLGLMTWGLSMGQWLSLPMAAVGVMLLFWSHRRSVKK; encoded by the coding sequence ATGCTCATTCACCCACAATTCGACCCAGTTGCGCTGGCTATTGGCCCTCTGAAAATACACTGGTATGGACTGATGTATTTACTGGGATTTCTGTTCTTCGTGATTCTGGGGCGTTATCGCATCAAACAAAAACCAGAAGCCGGCTTTACGCGGGAAATGCTTGATGATGTGCTTTTCTTTGGCGTGCTCGGTGTTGTGTTGGGTGGGCGGCTTGGGCAGGTGCTATTTTATGAACCTGACTACTACTTTCAACATCCACTGGAAATTATGGCTATCTGGCAGGGGGGTATGTCGTTCCATGGCGGTTTCCTTGGTGTGGGGATCGCCATGATTCTACTGGCCAGGAAGTATCATCTTTCATGGCTTAAGGTTACAGATTTCATTACGCCACTCATCCCGCCAGGGCTGGGAATGGGGCGCATCGGTAATTTTATTAATGGCGAATTATGGGGACGTCCAGCCGATATGCCATGGGGAATGGTTTTTCCGTATGTTGACAATCTGCCACGGCATCCTTCGCAGCTATACGAATTTGCGTTAGAAGGTGTGCTGCTTTTCATCATCGTCTGGGTGTATTCTGCAAAATCCCGACCACCGGGTGCTGTTCTCGGTGTGTTCATGATTGGTTATGGTCTGTTTCGCTCATTCGTTGAGCTTTTTCGCGAGCCGGATGATGGTTTTCTCGGTCTGATGACATGGGGTCTCAGTATGGGGCAATGGCTGTCGCTGCCAATGGCAGCAGTTGGTGTGATGCTGCTGTTTTGGTCACATCGCAGATCGGTGAAGAAATAA
- the ilvD gene encoding dihydroxy-acid dehydratase has translation MPDNRRSQNITQGAKRTPNRAMLRAVGFGDGDFDKPIVGIANSYSTITPCNLGLNELAQCAEHAIKTAGGMPQMFGTITVSDGISMGTEGMKYSLVSREVIADSIETCVQAESMDGILAVGGCDKNMPGAMIALARMNVPAIFVYGGTIKPGHYRGQDLTIVSAFEAVGQYSAHKIDEAELLAVERHACPGAGSCGGMFTANTMSSAIEAMGMSLPHSSTMAAEDEEKRLSAVRSAEVLVEAIKKQILPRDLITRKSLENAVTVVMAVGGSTNAVLHLLAIAHAAEVTFSIDDFEEIRARVPVLCNLKPSGSYVTTDLHHAGGIPQVMKILLEHDLLHGDCLTISGQTVAEVLRDIPAQPRRDQDVIRQWENPVYAQGHLAILKGNLSPEGAVAKISGVKNPVITGPARVFDSEEACMEAILTRKIQAGDVVVIRYEGPKGGPGMREMLSPTSALIGEGLGDSVGLITDGRFSGGTYGMVVGHVAPEAFAGGVIALVEEGDSITIDAHRRLLQLNIEDSELVRRRTAWQPPAPRYTRGVLAKYAKLVSTASRGAVTD, from the coding sequence ATGCCAGATAATCGACGCAGCCAGAACATTACTCAGGGCGCCAAGCGCACACCCAATCGCGCTATGTTGCGTGCAGTGGGTTTCGGTGACGGAGATTTTGATAAACCAATCGTGGGTATCGCCAATAGCTACTCAACCATCACCCCCTGCAATCTGGGATTGAACGAACTCGCCCAATGCGCGGAACACGCCATCAAAACGGCAGGTGGGATGCCACAGATGTTCGGCACCATCACGGTATCCGATGGTATTTCAATGGGTACCGAAGGCATGAAATATTCACTGGTCTCGCGGGAAGTGATCGCCGATTCGATCGAAACCTGTGTGCAGGCGGAAAGCATGGATGGCATTCTGGCAGTAGGTGGCTGTGATAAAAACATGCCTGGCGCGATGATTGCCCTTGCCAGAATGAATGTACCCGCGATTTTTGTCTATGGCGGCACCATCAAACCCGGACATTATCGTGGCCAGGATCTGACGATTGTCAGCGCGTTTGAAGCGGTCGGCCAATATTCAGCCCACAAAATTGATGAGGCCGAGTTGCTGGCGGTGGAACGCCACGCCTGCCCCGGTGCGGGTTCCTGTGGTGGAATGTTCACTGCCAACACCATGTCATCCGCCATTGAGGCAATGGGCATGAGTCTGCCACACTCTTCCACGATGGCAGCAGAAGATGAGGAAAAACGGCTGAGTGCGGTGCGTTCAGCCGAGGTACTGGTGGAAGCAATCAAGAAGCAGATTCTCCCACGGGATCTCATCACGCGAAAATCCCTGGAAAATGCAGTAACAGTCGTCATGGCCGTAGGAGGATCGACCAACGCCGTCCTGCATTTGTTGGCCATCGCGCATGCTGCCGAAGTTACATTCAGTATCGATGATTTCGAAGAAATTCGTGCGCGGGTACCCGTACTGTGTAACCTGAAACCTTCCGGAAGTTACGTGACGACCGACCTGCATCATGCGGGCGGTATTCCGCAAGTGATGAAAATACTGCTTGAACACGACCTGCTGCATGGTGACTGCTTGACCATCAGCGGCCAAACAGTAGCCGAAGTATTGCGGGATATCCCTGCCCAGCCGCGCCGGGACCAGGATGTGATTCGCCAGTGGGAAAACCCGGTTTATGCACAGGGACATTTGGCAATTCTCAAGGGTAATCTGTCACCGGAAGGTGCCGTAGCCAAGATTTCTGGCGTCAAAAATCCGGTTATCACTGGCCCGGCACGTGTGTTTGATTCTGAAGAAGCCTGTATGGAAGCGATTCTGACGCGCAAAATCCAGGCAGGTGATGTTGTTGTCATTCGCTATGAAGGGCCAAAAGGCGGGCCTGGTATGCGTGAAATGCTTTCACCGACCTCAGCGTTGATCGGAGAAGGACTGGGTGATTCAGTCGGACTGATAACCGATGGTCGTTTTTCCGGCGGCACCTATGGCATGGTCGTCGGTCACGTTGCACCAGAAGCATTTGCAGGTGGAGTGATTGCGCTGGTGGAAGAAGGAGACTCCATTACCATCGATGCGCATCGCCGCCTGCTGCAACTCAATATTGAGGATTCCGAATTGGTGAGACGTCGCACCGCCTGGCAGCCGCCTGCGCCACGTTACACCCGTGGTGTGCTTGCGAAATATGCCAAACTGGTTTCGACCGCGAGCCGTGGCGCAGTAACGGACTGA